The Candidatus Aminicenantes bacterium genome has a segment encoding these proteins:
- a CDS encoding phosphatase PAP2 family protein: MKKAEHTAWILAVILLFQPFAVLAAESGAHPVQEQTEAPPDEKAKARDREDHADPESDSNKRRFFRDFWQDEKRLWSSPFRASSKDLLVWGGLLALTGVLIHNDEAIYRDIKEFQAEHEWADKATPFLSDMAQGYPFALAGAIWVTGALTRNDHAKETGYLALQAMLHSFVVVQVVKHLTGRARPSAFGGEDRWAGPAGFFKRYEEGKWSHYDAMFSGHTITLWSLATVLAHQYRKSVVVPVLAYSLATLGGLATITDDLHWISDVVVGAAIGYAISRFVIRRRSKNFQIAPVIHRDGVGIGVRILF; this comes from the coding sequence ATGAAAAAAGCTGAACACACGGCCTGGATCCTGGCCGTTATATTGTTGTTTCAACCCTTTGCCGTCCTGGCCGCTGAGAGCGGCGCTCACCCGGTTCAGGAACAAACAGAAGCTCCGCCGGATGAGAAAGCAAAAGCGCGCGATCGCGAAGATCATGCCGATCCGGAATCGGATTCAAACAAACGCCGTTTTTTTCGCGATTTCTGGCAGGATGAAAAACGATTGTGGTCCTCTCCGTTCCGCGCTTCCTCTAAAGACCTGCTGGTGTGGGGGGGGCTGCTGGCGCTTACCGGAGTGTTGATTCACAACGATGAAGCCATTTACCGCGACATCAAGGAATTTCAGGCGGAACATGAATGGGCGGACAAGGCCACTCCTTTCCTGTCGGACATGGCCCAGGGATATCCCTTTGCCCTGGCCGGAGCCATCTGGGTCACCGGCGCCCTGACCCGTAACGACCATGCCAAGGAAACCGGCTACCTGGCCCTGCAGGCCATGCTCCATTCCTTTGTCGTGGTCCAGGTGGTCAAGCACCTGACCGGCAGGGCACGGCCGTCCGCGTTTGGGGGAGAGGACCGCTGGGCCGGACCGGCGGGCTTTTTCAAGCGTTACGAAGAGGGCAAGTGGTCTCATTACGATGCCATGTTTTCCGGGCACACCATTACCTTGTGGTCGCTGGCCACTGTCCTGGCCCACCAGTACCGCAAGAGTGTGGTTGTTCCCGTACTGGCGTACTCCCTGGCCACCCTGGGCGGGCTGGCCACGATTACCGATGATTTGCACTGGATCTCCGACGTGGTGGTGGGCGCCGCCATCGGCTATGCCATCTCCCGCTTCGTAATCCGCAGGCGTTCCAAAAATTTCCAGATCGCGCCCGTGATCCACCGCGACGGCGTGGGCATCGGCGTCCGCATCTTATTCTAG
- a CDS encoding hydrolase — MKIRAVQFSPWLGDLKSNLDEHEIRIRRAREAGCDLVVFPELSLTGYQLQDIVFDVCLRQGDETFSRLEQISRDIDVLVGAPLEEPAGIIHNCALYFSAGKLLHCHRKVQLPNFGMFEERMLYSAGEEFRTFPVGGFTVGLLICREILFPVNAWLYYLQNADLVIGISNSPFRGMGKAGFSSFSLWENMGYVHSVFYHQNYLFVNRTGFEDGIGFGGGSFFAPAGKGIQTRAPYLDEAEMDVEVDLEAVRRARLSGNYRRDERLDVIRRELERISHD; from the coding sequence ATGAAAATCAGGGCCGTGCAGTTCTCACCTTGGCTGGGTGATCTTAAGTCCAACCTGGATGAGCACGAAATCCGCATCCGCCGTGCCCGCGAAGCCGGCTGCGACCTGGTGGTGTTTCCGGAATTAAGCCTGACGGGTTATCAACTTCAGGATATCGTATTCGATGTGTGCCTGCGCCAAGGGGATGAAACCTTTTCCCGTTTAGAGCAAATCAGCCGGGATATCGATGTCCTGGTGGGCGCGCCGCTGGAAGAACCCGCCGGAATCATTCACAACTGCGCGCTTTACTTTTCCGCCGGGAAATTGCTGCATTGCCATCGCAAGGTCCAGTTGCCCAATTTCGGCATGTTCGAGGAGCGGATGCTCTATTCGGCGGGTGAGGAATTCCGCACTTTCCCGGTAGGGGGATTCACGGTTGGCCTCTTGATCTGCCGCGAGATCCTTTTTCCCGTGAACGCCTGGCTGTACTACCTGCAAAACGCCGACCTGGTTATCGGCATATCCAACAGCCCTTTCCGCGGCATGGGAAAGGCAGGGTTTTCCTCTTTTTCCCTGTGGGAAAACATGGGTTACGTGCACTCCGTTTTTTACCACCAGAACTATCTGTTTGTGAACCGCACCGGCTTTGAAGACGGTATCGGTTTCGGAGGCGGTTCCTTTTTCGCTCCCGCGGGCAAAGGTATTCAGACCCGTGCCCCTTACTTGGACGAGGCGGAGATGGATGTGGAAGTGGATCTGGAAGCTGTCCGGCGCGCGCGGCTCTCCGGTAATTACCGCCGTGATGAACGCCTGGATGTGATCCGCCGCGAATTGGAGCGAATCAGCCATGATTGA
- a CDS encoding NAD+ synthase: MIELDYTQVEAVLVRFIRDFVHKNGFENAVLGVSGGLDSAVALSLTRLALGPRHTRALFMPYRLSSPQSPADAQALCRELEVKAETVEITSMVDAYLESFPTDNPVQVGNLCARARMMVLFDHSERYRALVIGTSNKSEILIGYSTIFGDSAAACLPLGDLYKTQVFGLAAHLDIPAQIRNKPPTADLWDQQTDEGEIGLTYKELDRILFHRVEERLRVDEVVALGHERETVLRVEDMIVRSQFKRVMPPVAKLQNRSVGIDFRYPRDWKR, from the coding sequence ATGATTGAACTGGATTATACGCAGGTTGAAGCGGTCCTGGTGCGCTTTATCCGGGATTTCGTCCACAAGAACGGCTTTGAAAACGCCGTTCTGGGTGTGTCCGGGGGGCTGGATTCCGCTGTTGCCTTGAGTCTCACCCGCCTTGCCCTGGGCCCGCGGCATACCCGGGCGCTGTTCATGCCGTACCGCCTCTCTTCTCCGCAAAGCCCGGCCGACGCCCAGGCACTCTGCCGGGAACTGGAAGTAAAAGCAGAGACGGTAGAGATCACATCCATGGTGGATGCCTACCTGGAGTCATTCCCCACGGACAATCCCGTGCAGGTGGGAAACCTGTGCGCCCGGGCACGCATGATGGTCCTGTTCGATCATTCCGAACGCTACCGCGCGCTGGTGATCGGCACCTCAAACAAAAGTGAAATCCTGATCGGTTATTCCACCATTTTCGGTGACTCGGCCGCGGCCTGCCTGCCCCTGGGTGACCTGTACAAAACCCAGGTGTTCGGCCTGGCGGCCCACCTGGACATTCCCGCACAAATCCGCAACAAGCCCCCTACAGCCGATTTGTGGGACCAGCAGACCGACGAAGGCGAAATCGGGTTGACCTACAAGGAGCTTGATCGCATCCTTTTCCACCGGGTTGAAGAGCGGTTGCGGGTGGATGAAGTCGTGGCCCTGGGCCATGAGCGCGAAACCGTGCTACGGGTCGAAGATATGATCGTTCGCTCCCAGTTCAAGCGCGTCATGCCGCCCGTGGCCAAGTTGCAGAACCGGTCCGTGGGCATCGATTTCCGCTACCCGCGCGACTGGAAGCGATAG
- the rsmI gene encoding 16S rRNA (cytidine(1402)-2'-O)-methyltransferase, with product MSLYIVPVPIGNPADITRRAVQVLESVDFLVAEDTRRSARLLTHLGIAKPVMSYFSPREKAKAGAILKRLQRESAALISDSGTPVISDPGFLLVREAISRGIPVVPLPGPTAFVPALCVSGLPADRFLFLGFPPRRRNELERNLRTLAAQPFTLVFYESPRRILDLLAALLRVFGDRPFALARELSKKHESVVRGNLATHTQDLEGEPMLGEMVLVVGGYADGQAQSGEVTVTNREEILRLLEERFNLDRTAVRDAWMRKSPS from the coding sequence ATGAGCCTTTACATCGTTCCGGTTCCCATCGGCAATCCAGCCGACATCACCCGCCGCGCCGTGCAGGTATTGGAAAGCGTGGACTTTCTCGTGGCCGAGGATACCCGACGTTCCGCCCGCCTGCTGACGCATCTGGGCATCGCCAAGCCGGTGATGAGTTATTTCAGCCCGCGGGAAAAGGCCAAAGCCGGGGCCATTCTCAAACGTTTGCAGCGGGAGTCGGCCGCGTTGATCAGCGATTCCGGCACGCCGGTGATCTCGGATCCGGGTTTCCTGTTGGTCAGGGAAGCCATTTCTCGGGGTATTCCCGTTGTGCCCCTGCCCGGACCCACCGCGTTCGTGCCGGCTTTGTGCGTTTCGGGCCTGCCGGCGGATCGCTTCCTGTTTCTGGGATTTCCGCCGCGTCGCAGAAACGAGTTGGAGCGCAACTTGCGCACGCTGGCCGCCCAGCCGTTCACCCTGGTTTTTTACGAATCTCCGCGCCGCATCCTGGATCTGCTGGCGGCTTTGTTGCGGGTATTCGGCGACCGGCCTTTTGCTTTGGCGCGGGAACTGAGCAAAAAACACGAATCGGTTGTTCGCGGCAACCTGGCCACGCACACGCAGGATCTGGAAGGCGAGCCCATGCTGGGTGAGATGGTGCTGGTCGTGGGCGGATATGCCGACGGCCAGGCACAAAGCGGCGAGGTCACAGTCACCAACCGTGAAGAGATCCTGCGCCTGCTGGAAGAGCGTTTCAACCTGGATCGCACTGCGGTCCGTGACGCGTGGATGCGCAAATCACCGTCTTGA
- a CDS encoding pantoate--beta-alanine ligase, which yields MKVIKEIKILRRRLNPFAGRKIGLVPTMGCLHRGHMSLVCAAVSENDCVVVSIFVNPAQFGPNEDLDRYPRDLERDCRVLEAAGVDFTFAPTVREMYPRGFVTRIDQEILGNHLCGRQRPGHFSGVLTVVAKLLGICRPDRVYFGGKDAQQAVMVARMIRDLDMDVEMRILPVVRDADGLALSSRNQYLSPQERERALILPRSLDAARKRIESGERDAGALAREIENRISQFPGVTVDYVEVVNLDDLQPVSEVRPDESTLVAAAVRVGTTRLIDNFIVGE from the coding sequence ATGAAGGTAATAAAGGAAATCAAGATCCTGAGAAGGCGGTTGAACCCATTTGCCGGCCGCAAAATCGGTTTGGTGCCGACCATGGGCTGCCTGCATCGCGGCCACATGAGCCTGGTTTGCGCCGCTGTAAGCGAGAATGACTGCGTAGTGGTGTCCATTTTTGTGAACCCCGCCCAGTTCGGTCCCAACGAAGACCTGGACCGATACCCACGCGACTTGGAACGGGATTGCCGCGTGCTGGAAGCCGCCGGGGTGGACTTTACTTTTGCCCCAACCGTGCGGGAAATGTACCCGCGCGGATTCGTGACCCGGATCGATCAAGAGATTCTGGGTAACCACCTGTGCGGCCGGCAACGCCCCGGTCATTTCAGCGGTGTGTTGACCGTGGTGGCCAAGCTTCTGGGAATCTGTCGTCCGGACCGGGTTTATTTCGGGGGCAAGGACGCCCAGCAGGCGGTCATGGTCGCGCGCATGATCCGCGACCTCGACATGGACGTTGAGATGAGAATCCTGCCTGTTGTTCGCGATGCGGACGGACTGGCCCTGTCATCGCGCAACCAATACCTGAGTCCACAAGAACGCGAGCGGGCCTTGATTCTGCCCCGCTCCCTGGACGCCGCCCGCAAACGAATTGAAAGCGGAGAGCGGGACGCCGGCGCATTGGCTCGGGAAATAGAGAATCGCATCTCTCAATTTCCCGGTGTCACGGTTGATTACGTTGAAGTCGTCAACCTGGATGATTTGCAGCCGGTTTCAGAGGTTCGCCCCGACGAAAGTACGCTGGTGGCCGCGGCGGTTCGTGTCGGCACCACCCGTTTGATTGACAATTTCATAGTAGGAGAATGA
- a CDS encoding aspartate 1-decarboxylase, giving the protein MLIPFMVSKIHQATVTATNLDYMGSISIDEEIMDSAGLRENQQVDVYDITNGNRLTTYVIQAPRGSRSIELNGAAARLVKPGDRIIVAAYALIDERELDSRSAVILLMEADNRVTKAVHRRI; this is encoded by the coding sequence ATGTTGATTCCATTTATGGTATCCAAGATTCACCAGGCCACGGTGACGGCAACCAACCTGGACTACATGGGCAGTATATCCATAGACGAAGAGATCATGGACAGCGCCGGACTGCGGGAAAATCAGCAGGTTGACGTATACGACATCACCAATGGAAACCGCCTGACCACTTACGTGATCCAGGCACCCCGGGGTTCACGCAGCATTGAATTGAACGGCGCCGCCGCCCGCCTGGTGAAACCGGGTGACCGCATTATCGTTGCGGCTTACGCCCTGATTGATGAGCGTGAACTGGACTCGCGCAGCGCCGTGATCCTGTTGATGGAAGCAGACAACCGCGTTACCAAAGCGGTCCATCGCCGCATATAA
- a CDS encoding adenosine kinase, translating into MKRVLGMGNALVDILVRLDSDSELGKLEKGTMTLVDRVGMHDVMLGIQAMDVQRSAGGSAANTINGLATLGRPTGFIGKVGDDEMGTFFRSDMEGRRVHTHLFTGEAETGRCMVLISPDHERTFATHLGAAVELDAKDPAPEMFSDCAVFHVEGYLVQNHALLETAFRLARRAGCTVSLDLASHNTVDDNLEFLRRMTREYVDLVFANEDEARVFTGESDPRRAVEVLNQSARLAVVKVGPEGSLVQKGKEQIRVDAVSARVVDTTGAGDLYAAGFLYALLKNHDLKTCARIGSLLGSRVVEVVGAKMGPEKWAAIQMEVAEIENGRT; encoded by the coding sequence ATGAAGCGAGTACTGGGAATGGGCAATGCCCTGGTGGACATCCTTGTCCGCCTCGACAGCGACAGCGAACTGGGAAAACTGGAAAAGGGTACCATGACACTGGTTGACCGTGTGGGCATGCATGATGTGATGCTGGGAATCCAGGCCATGGATGTGCAACGATCGGCCGGCGGCTCAGCAGCCAACACCATCAACGGCCTGGCCACCCTGGGCCGGCCCACCGGATTTATCGGCAAGGTGGGGGATGATGAAATGGGCACATTCTTCCGCAGTGATATGGAAGGGCGCCGTGTCCACACCCACCTGTTTACGGGTGAAGCGGAAACCGGGCGCTGCATGGTGTTGATTTCTCCGGATCATGAGCGTACCTTCGCCACCCATCTCGGTGCCGCGGTGGAACTGGATGCCAAAGATCCGGCGCCAGAGATGTTCAGTGATTGCGCCGTGTTTCACGTCGAAGGGTACCTGGTACAGAACCACGCTTTACTGGAGACCGCGTTCCGCCTGGCTCGCCGGGCTGGCTGCACCGTCTCTCTGGATCTGGCGTCCCACAATACGGTGGACGATAACCTGGAGTTTCTGCGCCGCATGACCCGGGAATACGTGGATCTGGTGTTTGCCAATGAAGATGAAGCGCGGGTCTTTACCGGAGAAAGCGATCCCCGCCGCGCGGTTGAGGTGTTGAACCAGAGCGCTCGCCTCGCGGTGGTCAAGGTCGGGCCCGAAGGTTCGCTGGTGCAAAAAGGAAAAGAACAAATCCGGGTGGATGCGGTATCCGCCCGCGTGGTGGATACCACGGGGGCCGGCGATCTTTACGCCGCCGGTTTCCTCTACGCCCTTCTCAAGAACCACGACCTGAAAACCTGCGCCCGTATCGGTTCATTGCTCGGCAGCCGCGTGGTGGAAGTGGTGGGCGCCAAAATGGGCCCGGAAAAATGGGCCGCCATCCAGATGGAAGTGGCGGAAATCGAGAACGGGCGGACATAG
- a CDS encoding RNA-binding protein, protein MNIYVGNIAYELTEDELRETFSAFGEVESARIITDRFTGRSKGFGFVEMTDPEQAQKAIDEMNGREMGGRALRVNEARPRPAGDRPPRGGGFGGNRGGYDRY, encoded by the coding sequence ATGAATATTTATGTCGGAAACATCGCGTATGAACTGACCGAAGATGAACTTCGGGAAACATTTTCCGCTTTTGGTGAAGTCGAATCCGCGCGTATTATCACGGACCGATTCACCGGGCGTTCCAAGGGATTCGGTTTCGTTGAAATGACCGATCCCGAGCAGGCCCAGAAAGCCATTGATGAAATGAACGGCCGCGAAATGGGCGGACGCGCCCTGCGTGTCAACGAAGCCCGGCCCCGCCCGGCCGGTGACCGGCCCCCCCGTGGTGGCGGCTTCGGCGGCAACCGCGGCGGTTACGACCGCTATTAA